A single genomic interval of Lewinellaceae bacterium harbors:
- a CDS encoding c-type cytochrome, producing MKNTVILLILALAFIRCSSGSEPENTTPHQSTAASTPEQPSDDNKGIGEITHVDLNNPLDKSMVANGQAIYDLKCSACHKLTDQRVVGPGFKGVTERRTPEWIMNMAMNADVMLEKDPTARELLKECLVRMPNQNLSKDDARSVLEFFYSNDGQTVGN from the coding sequence ATGAAGAACACAGTCATCCTGTTGATCCTGGCACTTGCATTCATCCGTTGCTCCTCAGGATCAGAGCCGGAAAATACGACACCGCATCAGTCGACGGCAGCTTCCACTCCCGAACAACCATCGGATGACAATAAAGGAATAGGTGAAATCACCCATGTAGACCTTAACAATCCCCTGGACAAATCGATGGTTGCCAATGGACAGGCCATTTACGACCTGAAATGTTCGGCTTGCCACAAGCTCACCGATCAGCGGGTGGTAGGTCCCGGATTTAAGGGGGTTACCGAACGCCGCACACCGGAATGGATTATGAACATGGCCATGAATGCGGATGTGATGTTGGAAAAAGATCCTACCGCGCGGGAATTGCTGAAGGAATGCCTGGTACGCATGCCCAACCAAAACCTGAGTAAGGACGATGCCCGGAGCGTGCTGGAGTTTTTCTATTCCAACGATGGTCAGACGGTGGGGAATTAA
- a CDS encoding alpha-glucuronidase: MKLTILSLAFYWIMTPILHADDGYRLWLKYDKINNESLVAAYRQQIQSIWIVGGSPTGQVIREELEMALKGLLDQPVTWRNEIANNQLIIATKNNASWPDNHGLQSAIEGLSEQGFLIRRETLDGKSVTLIMGNDPAGTLYGVFHFLRLMQMQQSIRELDIRDHPRLNIRMLDHWDNLDRSVERGYAGFSIWDWHRLPDYIDPRYRDYARANASIGINAVALTNVNANHLILRPDYLDKVKALATIFRPYGIKVYLTARFSAPVELGMLETADPLDPQVRQWWKDKVAEIYARIPDFGGFLVKANSEGQPGPQNYHRNHAEGANVLADALAPHGGIVLWRAFVYSDETPEDRAKQAYQEFVPLDGSFRPNVMIQVKNGPIDFQPREPFHPLFGAMAHTPLMMEFQITQEYLGQGTHLVYLGPMWQEVLLADTYTKGPGTPVFQTLMDSSDPRLTGMAGVANIGTDRNWTGHLFGQANWYAFGRLCWNPQRSSGDIAEEWIRQTFSNQPRVVTTIHDIMMASREYCVDYMTPLGLAHLMATGHHYGPGPWINDLSRADWNPTYYHRADSAGVGFDRTPAGSNALEQYAEPIQQWYGSRESCPDSFLLWFHHVGWQDHVHSGQTVWEALCAKYDAGVAGVKSMTEKWMGLHDAIDEETFEQVRMMLTIQRKESVWWRDASLSYWQSVNGLELPAGIAPPEHDLNYYKSLSFPYAPGIKPRW; the protein is encoded by the coding sequence ATGAAGTTAACGATTCTGTCCCTTGCCTTTTATTGGATAATGACGCCCATCCTGCATGCGGATGATGGCTACCGGTTGTGGCTAAAATACGATAAGATCAACAATGAATCCCTGGTGGCAGCGTACCGGCAGCAAATCCAGTCCATATGGATTGTTGGAGGATCCCCAACCGGACAGGTGATCCGGGAAGAACTGGAAATGGCGCTAAAAGGGCTATTGGATCAGCCGGTAACCTGGCGCAATGAAATTGCAAACAATCAGCTTATCATCGCCACCAAAAACAATGCATCCTGGCCGGATAACCATGGCCTGCAGTCAGCGATCGAAGGTTTATCCGAACAGGGGTTTCTGATACGCCGGGAGACACTGGATGGAAAATCCGTCACCCTCATTATGGGCAATGATCCTGCCGGCACCTTGTATGGAGTCTTCCATTTTCTGCGATTGATGCAAATGCAGCAGTCCATCCGGGAACTTGACATCAGAGACCATCCCCGCCTGAACATCCGTATGCTTGATCACTGGGACAACCTGGACCGGTCCGTAGAACGCGGCTACGCAGGATTCTCCATTTGGGACTGGCACCGGTTACCCGATTACATCGACCCACGGTACCGGGATTATGCACGAGCCAATGCCTCCATTGGAATAAATGCTGTCGCACTAACCAATGTGAATGCCAATCATCTGATCCTCAGACCTGATTACCTGGACAAGGTGAAAGCCCTGGCAACTATTTTCAGGCCATACGGTATCAAAGTCTATCTGACAGCCCGGTTTAGCGCACCCGTAGAATTGGGTATGCTGGAGACGGCGGATCCGCTGGACCCTCAGGTCCGGCAGTGGTGGAAAGATAAAGTGGCTGAGATCTATGCCAGGATCCCGGACTTTGGCGGTTTCCTTGTCAAAGCCAATTCGGAAGGACAGCCAGGGCCCCAGAATTACCATCGCAACCATGCTGAAGGGGCCAATGTATTGGCAGATGCATTGGCTCCTCACGGAGGCATTGTTCTCTGGCGGGCCTTCGTCTACAGTGATGAGACACCGGAGGACCGGGCAAAGCAGGCGTATCAGGAATTTGTTCCGCTGGATGGATCCTTCCGTCCCAATGTAATGATCCAGGTCAAAAATGGCCCGATTGATTTTCAACCCCGTGAACCATTCCATCCATTGTTCGGCGCCATGGCTCATACACCCCTGATGATGGAATTTCAGATCACACAGGAATACCTGGGCCAGGGCACCCACCTGGTCTACCTGGGTCCGATGTGGCAAGAGGTATTACTGGCCGATACCTATACTAAAGGTCCCGGTACACCCGTCTTTCAAACCCTTATGGACAGCTCTGACCCCAGGCTAACAGGTATGGCTGGTGTGGCTAATATCGGTACGGACCGGAACTGGACCGGACACCTGTTCGGGCAGGCTAACTGGTATGCATTTGGCCGGTTGTGCTGGAATCCTCAACGGTCTTCCGGCGACATTGCCGAGGAGTGGATCCGCCAGACATTCTCTAATCAGCCCCGGGTGGTCACCACCATCCATGATATCATGATGGCATCGAGGGAGTACTGCGTGGACTACATGACACCCCTGGGACTGGCCCACCTGATGGCTACCGGGCACCATTACGGACCAGGGCCCTGGATTAACGATCTGTCACGGGCGGACTGGAATCCCACGTACTATCACCGCGCGGACTCAGCCGGAGTGGGATTTGACCGGACACCTGCCGGAAGCAATGCGCTCGAGCAATATGCCGAACCCATTCAACAGTGGTATGGATCACGGGAATCCTGTCCGGACAGCTTCCTGTTATGGTTTCATCATGTGGGCTGGCAGGACCACGTGCATTCAGGTCAGACCGTATGGGAAGCCTTGTGCGCTAAATACGATGCCGGAGTGGCGGGTGTCAAATCCATGACCGAAAAATGGATGGGTTTACATGATGCCATCGATGAAGAGACTTTTGAGCAGGTACGTATGATGCTTACCATCCAACGCAAGGAATCCGTATGGTGGCGGGATGCTTCGCTCAGTTACTGGCAATCGGTGAATGGCCTTGAATTGCCGGCCGGAATAGCACCACCTGAACATGACCTGAATTATTACAAATCGTTGTCATTCCCATATGCGCCGGGTATCAAGCCGCGGTGGTAA
- a CDS encoding type 1 periplasmic binding fold superfamily protein: MNRFPWYIALIFGILLLSHCKKDNARPEIPQETIDGLTLKLVASDNSDSTLLSFSDPDGDGGMDPVITGGSIKVSTVYIGIVSFFNGTTDVTESIRETAEDHQIFFSASSQLGLIFTYEDQDGDGRPVGILSSWTSYSKGSGLLRVSLIHQPDKAAQGVAQGNLNTAGGKTDIEVDFPITIK; this comes from the coding sequence ATGAATCGTTTTCCCTGGTACATCGCACTGATATTTGGAATTTTGCTCCTGTCCCATTGTAAAAAAGATAATGCCCGTCCTGAAATTCCACAGGAAACCATTGACGGGTTAACGTTAAAGCTTGTTGCCAGTGATAACAGTGATTCAACCCTTTTATCCTTTTCCGACCCTGATGGTGACGGTGGTATGGATCCGGTGATCACCGGTGGCTCCATTAAGGTAAGTACCGTCTATATCGGTATTGTAAGTTTTTTTAATGGCACCACGGATGTGACCGAATCGATCCGCGAGACGGCAGAAGACCATCAGATCTTCTTTTCAGCATCTTCTCAATTGGGGCTGATCTTTACCTACGAAGATCAGGATGGTGATGGCAGGCCGGTCGGAATTCTATCCTCCTGGACCTCGTATTCCAAAGGTTCCGGATTACTGAGGGTATCCCTGATCCATCAGCCGGATAAGGCCGCTCAGGGAGTCGCTCAGGGAAACCTGAACACTGCAGGAGGTAAAACCGATATAGAGGTCGATTTCCCCATCACGATTAAATAG
- a CDS encoding AGE family epimerase/isomerase: MSRLGPYIACISLWMTMSCHPSPGEVPETEGLDSLRQHISDVLEKEILGAWYPRTVDTLYGGFLSDFDAEWKPDGPQNKMIVSQARQVWTSSKAFARYPAQIRYRDIARDGFDFLKLKMWDSVYGGFFNLVTREGDPIPLDQPGDYQKQAYGNAFGIYGLSAYFAISRDSQALELAQRCFLWLEAHSHDPVYGGYFQFLNREGMPMTDGFAGTPPKDQNSSIHLLEAFTELYQVWPDPLLGKRLQEMIVIVRDTLTGDKGYLTLFCGQDWTPLSYRDSALAVRQAHYYLDEVSFGHDIETAYLLREAEETLSHGISSRTEIVTKKMADHALDHGFDMKNGGLYDAGYYEMVPGPLTIVKDTKNWWAQAETLNTLLIFAQEYPGDPHLYLQLFKQQWQYIDQYLIDHRHGGWYNYGLDKSPENQTQHKAHIWKSPYHTARAQMNVTDRLQSMQ, from the coding sequence ATGAGCCGGCTGGGACCATATATCGCCTGTATAAGCCTGTGGATGACCATGAGCTGTCATCCTTCCCCAGGAGAAGTACCGGAAACAGAAGGATTGGACTCCCTGCGACAGCACATCAGCGATGTCCTGGAAAAAGAGATCCTTGGCGCCTGGTATCCTCGCACCGTGGATACGTTATATGGTGGTTTTTTGAGTGATTTTGACGCTGAATGGAAACCTGACGGTCCACAGAATAAAATGATCGTGAGCCAGGCACGACAAGTATGGACCTCATCCAAAGCTTTTGCCAGATATCCTGCCCAGATCCGGTACCGCGACATTGCGCGGGATGGGTTTGATTTTCTGAAATTAAAGATGTGGGATTCGGTATATGGCGGATTTTTCAATCTGGTTACGCGTGAAGGAGATCCGATTCCTCTGGATCAACCCGGGGATTACCAGAAACAGGCTTACGGAAATGCATTCGGCATTTATGGGTTGTCTGCATATTTTGCCATCAGCCGGGACAGCCAGGCACTGGAATTGGCACAAAGGTGCTTTTTGTGGTTGGAAGCACACAGCCATGATCCGGTGTACGGAGGGTACTTTCAGTTTTTAAACCGGGAAGGCATGCCCATGACGGATGGTTTTGCAGGTACTCCACCCAAAGACCAGAACAGCAGTATCCATTTACTGGAAGCATTCACAGAATTATATCAGGTCTGGCCGGACCCGTTGCTTGGGAAACGATTGCAGGAGATGATCGTTATTGTTCGCGATACACTTACCGGGGATAAAGGTTACCTGACCTTGTTTTGCGGTCAGGACTGGACACCTCTAAGCTACCGTGACTCCGCATTGGCCGTAAGACAGGCTCATTATTATCTGGATGAAGTTTCGTTTGGCCACGATATTGAGACGGCTTATCTGTTGCGTGAGGCGGAAGAAACCCTGAGCCATGGGATCTCTTCGCGCACGGAAATTGTTACGAAAAAGATGGCAGACCATGCATTGGACCATGGCTTTGATATGAAGAACGGAGGTCTGTATGACGCCGGTTATTATGAAATGGTCCCTGGCCCGCTAACCATCGTCAAGGATACTAAAAACTGGTGGGCACAGGCTGAAACACTGAATACGCTGCTGATATTTGCTCAGGAATATCCAGGTGATCCCCATCTATATTTGCAGTTGTTTAAACAACAATGGCAATACATTGACCAATACCTGATCGATCACCGACACGGAGGATGGTACAATTACGGATTGGACAAAAGTCCCGAAAATCAAACACAGCATAAGGCTCACATCTGGAAAAGTCCTTACCATACGGCACGGGCCCAGATGAATGTCACGGACCGGCTGCAGTCCATGCAGTGA
- a CDS encoding aldo/keto reductase, translated as MIYGMFGTTNLKVSKVGFGAWAIGGNAMIGTTAIGWGPADDQVSRQSIHAALDAGINFFDTADIYGLGHSEKLLGETLAGQRDVLIASKAGNCAVDGVFSSNYSKKYLLAACDASLIRLKRDVIDYYQMHSARLEHLNQMECVEAMDQLKQAGKIRYWGLSLNTFDPEPEAAWLMDRRLGEGFQLVLNLLNGNSIPLMRRAGKLGYGIIARMPLQFGLLSGKMTADRTFDRDDHRHKRLDSELQKEVLDYLDNHIWLLCDKYECSPLQLALSYITSFPEVSTVIPGMRTPAQVAGNTMPLITLASADRDYLEQLFHSAPGQAIWHELIRRG; from the coding sequence ATGATTTACGGCATGTTTGGAACGACGAACCTCAAGGTAAGTAAGGTTGGATTTGGCGCCTGGGCCATCGGCGGCAACGCTATGATCGGCACGACGGCGATCGGTTGGGGGCCGGCTGATGATCAGGTTTCCAGGCAATCCATTCATGCTGCCCTGGATGCAGGGATAAACTTTTTTGATACCGCTGACATCTATGGCCTGGGACATTCCGAAAAACTATTGGGCGAAACGCTTGCCGGTCAGCGCGATGTGCTCATCGCTTCCAAAGCGGGCAATTGTGCGGTGGATGGGGTGTTTTCCAGCAATTATTCCAAAAAATACCTGCTGGCGGCCTGTGATGCGAGTTTGATACGATTAAAGCGGGATGTCATCGATTATTACCAAATGCATTCCGCACGGCTGGAGCACCTGAATCAAATGGAATGCGTCGAGGCAATGGATCAGCTTAAACAGGCCGGCAAAATCCGATATTGGGGATTATCGCTTAACACCTTCGATCCGGAGCCGGAAGCAGCATGGCTGATGGACCGCAGGTTGGGTGAAGGCTTTCAACTGGTCCTGAATCTCCTGAATGGAAATTCTATTCCCCTGATGCGAAGAGCTGGCAAACTGGGTTATGGTATCATCGCGCGCATGCCCCTGCAATTTGGTTTGCTCAGCGGAAAAATGACCGCTGACCGAACCTTCGATCGCGATGATCACCGCCACAAGCGGCTGGACAGCGAATTACAGAAAGAAGTATTGGATTACCTGGATAATCATATCTGGCTATTGTGTGACAAGTACGAATGCAGTCCGCTGCAACTGGCTCTTTCCTACATCACCTCATTCCCCGAAGTGAGCACGGTAATTCCGGGAATGCGCACACCCGCTCAGGTAGCCGGGAATACAATGCCGCTCATTACGCTTGCATCTGCTGACCGGGATTACCTGGAGCAACTTTTTCACTCGGCACCGGGACAGGCCATCTGGCACGAATTAATCCGTCGGGGTTGA
- a CDS encoding OsmC family protein, which produces MKRNATAVWHGGGPTGSGTLTTMSGAFSNHPYSAKLRFQNEDGQEGTNPEELIAAAHAGCFSMALAFALTAAGFEPESLETKANLTMEKLEQGWTIVSINLKLEGKVPGLSAEQFQEYAQSAKAGCPVSRLLNCTITLDANLVL; this is translated from the coding sequence ATGAAAAGAAATGCAACTGCCGTATGGCATGGAGGCGGCCCGACTGGAAGCGGTACACTGACCACGATGAGTGGTGCCTTCAGTAATCACCCTTATTCAGCCAAATTACGTTTTCAGAATGAGGATGGACAGGAAGGTACCAATCCCGAGGAACTGATCGCTGCTGCGCATGCCGGATGTTTCAGTATGGCACTGGCGTTTGCACTGACTGCTGCCGGATTTGAGCCGGAATCCCTGGAAACCAAAGCCAATCTGACGATGGAAAAACTTGAGCAGGGCTGGACAATCGTTTCTATAAATCTCAAGCTTGAAGGCAAAGTTCCGGGACTTTCGGCGGAACAATTCCAGGAATATGCCCAATCTGCCAAGGCAGGCTGTCCGGTAAGTCGGCTTCTGAATTGTACGATTACGCTGGATGCCAATCTGGTGCTCTGA
- the selD gene encoding selenide, water dikinase SelD, with protein sequence MANLRLTEYSHGAGCGCKLSPGVLSDILQTSDAAPAFTNLLVGNDTKDDAAVVDLDGSTAIISTTDFFMPIVDDPFDFGAIAATNAISDIYAMGGTPIVAIAILGWPIDKIPAAVAGEVLRGGRKVCHDAGIALAGGHSIDAPEPIFGLAVTGRVPVTQVKKNCTGQPGDLLYLTKPLGIGMVTTAQKKKLAEDQDLAIARQSMLTLNKIGQSLAGLPYVHAITDVTGFGLGGHLLEICEGSNTGAQIHLDRIPVFDFVPKYIALGCLPGGTNRNWTSYGHKIALRDPDTYKIIADPQTSGGLLIAVNSQYKSEFESLLAAQGLVVQPIGMLTTQPHDHLIEVD encoded by the coding sequence ATAGCAAATCTCCGTCTCACCGAATACAGCCACGGCGCCGGCTGTGGATGCAAATTATCACCCGGAGTACTTTCCGATATCCTGCAGACCAGCGATGCCGCCCCTGCTTTCACCAATCTCCTGGTCGGAAATGATACCAAGGATGATGCTGCCGTTGTAGATCTCGATGGAAGTACCGCCATCATCAGTACGACGGATTTTTTTATGCCCATAGTAGATGATCCGTTTGATTTTGGAGCCATCGCTGCAACCAATGCAATCAGTGATATTTATGCCATGGGAGGAACTCCTATCGTGGCCATTGCCATCCTTGGTTGGCCGATCGACAAGATCCCGGCCGCCGTTGCCGGAGAAGTGTTGCGGGGAGGGCGCAAAGTTTGCCATGATGCCGGTATAGCCCTGGCCGGAGGACATAGCATTGATGCTCCGGAACCCATCTTTGGCCTGGCCGTAACGGGCCGTGTGCCGGTCACTCAGGTCAAGAAAAACTGCACCGGCCAGCCTGGAGACCTTTTGTATCTCACCAAACCGCTTGGGATTGGCATGGTGACCACCGCCCAAAAGAAAAAGCTTGCCGAAGATCAGGATCTGGCCATCGCCAGGCAGTCCATGCTTACCCTCAACAAAATAGGCCAGTCCCTGGCCGGGCTGCCCTATGTTCATGCCATAACCGACGTCACCGGTTTCGGACTGGGAGGTCACCTGCTGGAGATCTGTGAAGGCAGCAACACCGGCGCACAGATACACCTCGACCGGATACCGGTATTTGACTTTGTCCCAAAATACATTGCACTCGGCTGCCTGCCGGGAGGGACCAATCGCAACTGGACTTCCTACGGTCATAAGATTGCGCTCAGGGATCCGGATACCTATAAGATTATTGCTGACCCACAGACCAGTGGCGGATTGCTGATTGCCGTGAATTCACAATACAAATCGGAATTTGAGTCTCTGCTCGCTGCCCAGGGATTGGTGGTGCAACCCATTGGTATGCTGACAACTCAACCACACGATCACCTCATTGAAGTCGATTGA
- the mnmH gene encoding tRNA 2-selenouridine(34) synthase MnmH translates to MKRYVLNEFLREASGLPLLDVRSPAEYETGHLPGAISFPLFSNEERVEIGTLYKQEGKPEAIKRGLDIIGPKMRQFIEKAEALESTQLALYCWRGGMRSESMAWLFERYGFETVVLEGGYKTYRRTVMQFFEQQLPIVVLTGYTGSQKTRLLHLMRESGAQVVDLEGLANHQGSSFGNRKSTGQPATEDFQNMVYEAFIPMDLNRPVWIEDESKHIGLVSLPDALYDQKSSCPHVFVEIDPWERVDFLVEDYGGLSAEQLISATRSIQPKLGNEKAAKAIAAIGEGDLKTAAGLILTYYDTRYRKSIQRKSTLIQQHYRIPMDEIPKLAKELAQWHPK, encoded by the coding sequence GTGAAAAGATACGTTCTGAACGAATTTCTTCGTGAAGCTTCCGGGCTCCCTCTACTCGATGTCCGGTCTCCCGCCGAATATGAAACGGGACATTTGCCGGGAGCAATTTCATTTCCCCTATTCTCCAACGAAGAGCGTGTAGAAATAGGCACTCTTTATAAACAGGAAGGAAAACCGGAAGCCATCAAGCGAGGTCTTGATATCATCGGCCCCAAAATGCGTCAGTTTATTGAAAAAGCGGAGGCTCTGGAATCAACCCAACTGGCATTGTACTGCTGGCGGGGGGGCATGCGATCCGAATCCATGGCCTGGCTGTTCGAGCGCTATGGCTTCGAAACGGTAGTCCTGGAGGGAGGATATAAAACGTATCGCCGCACGGTGATGCAGTTCTTTGAACAACAGCTGCCCATCGTGGTGCTGACGGGCTACACGGGCAGTCAAAAAACCAGATTGCTCCACCTGATGCGTGAATCCGGAGCCCAGGTGGTAGACCTCGAAGGCCTGGCCAACCACCAGGGATCCAGTTTTGGCAACCGAAAATCGACCGGCCAGCCGGCGACAGAGGACTTTCAGAACATGGTTTACGAAGCTTTCATCCCCATGGACCTCAACCGCCCGGTCTGGATCGAAGATGAAAGTAAACACATCGGTCTGGTCAGCCTTCCTGATGCACTGTACGATCAAAAAAGCAGCTGCCCCCATGTTTTTGTGGAGATCGATCCCTGGGAGCGGGTGGATTTCCTCGTAGAGGACTATGGAGGATTGAGCGCGGAGCAGCTGATATCGGCGACCCGTTCCATTCAACCCAAGCTGGGAAATGAAAAAGCTGCCAAAGCGATTGCCGCCATCGGGGAGGGAGATCTGAAGACCGCTGCCGGACTGATTCTGACGTATTACGACACCCGTTATCGCAAGTCCATCCAGCGAAAATCAACATTGATCCAGCAACATTACCGGATACCCATGGATGAAATCCCTAAATTGGCCAAAGAATTAGCACAATGGCACCCGAAATAG